The following coding sequences are from one Xiphophorus couchianus chromosome 7, X_couchianus-1.0, whole genome shotgun sequence window:
- the twist2 gene encoding twist-related protein 2 — MEEGSSSPVSPVDSLVTSEEEPERQQKRFSRKRRHSKKSGEDSSGSSPGPGPVKRGKKPSPSSSQSYEELQNQRVLANVRERQRTQSLNEAFASLRKIIPTLPSDKLSKIQTLKLASRYIDFLCQVLQSDEMDSKMSSCSYVAHERLSYAFSVWRMEGAWSMSASH; from the coding sequence ATGGAAGAGGGCTCCAGCTCCCCGGTCTCCCCTGTGGATAGTCTGGTGACGAGCGAGGAGGAGCCGGAGCGGCAGCAGAAGCGCTTctccaggaagaggaggcacagCAAGAAGTCCGGAGAGGACAGCAGCGGGAGCAGCCCCGGTCCCGGGCCGGTGAAGCGGGGCAAGAAGCCCAGCCCGAGCAGCAGCCAGTCGTACGAGGAGCTGCAGAACCAGCGGGTCCTGGCGAACGTGCGGGAGCGCCAGCGGACTCAGTCTCTGAACGAGGCCTTCGCGTCTCTGCGCAAAATTATCCCCACGCTGCCGTCGGACAAACTGAGCAAGATCCAGACTCTGAAGCTGGCCTCCAGGTACATAGACTTCCTGTGCCAGGTGCTGCAGAGCGACGAGATGGACAGCAAGATGTCCAGCTGCAGCTACGTAGCGCACGAGAGACTCAGTTACGCGTTCTCGGTGTGGAGGATGGAGGGCGCCTGGTCCATGTCAGCATCCCACTAG